In the genome of Streptomyces sp. V2I9, one region contains:
- a CDS encoding NAD(P)/FAD-dependent oxidoreductase, with translation MSGRATASGTGGDRPRETMIIIGAGLGGLSTGCYAQMNGYRTRILEMHEIPGGCCTAWERGGFTLDACVSWLLGSGPGNEMHQIWLELGALQGKEIRHFDVFNIVRGTDGRAVHFYSDPDRLEAHLIDISPADARLVRTFCRQLRSFRKALAVYPFLKPVGLMGRVERWRMLASFLPYVNAVRTTITVLMTDFSQKFTDPLLREAFNFILYEKHPAFPVLPFHFQLASHANLSAGVPEGGSLGLAESIEARYRRLGGEVTYNTKVESVIVEDDRAVGVRLSDGGEMRADIVVSACDGYTTTMKFLDGAYLGEDYRKLYTETIHEPGMVFPGYFTLFLGLSRPFPEGDPCTTHLIDEAMAAELTGIRHPSVNVQFRSRHYPELSPEGTTVVYATYFCDIAPWRALDEGPEQVTRTRGGQKLHTLPVRHGRGYYAAKRRAREALIDFLEQRHPGLRDAIVVRDVSSPLTQVRYTGNYDGTVLGWQPFVESGETLEELIKKHGPGLPGLRNFYQSGVWATTGGLIRAAAAGRHVMQFVCRDDGKPFTASLDRTAPPPTHRVIPVPVRPAAPPERKR, from the coding sequence ATGAGCGGCCGTGCCACCGCCTCGGGGACGGGCGGCGACCGGCCCAGGGAGACGATGATCATCATCGGGGCGGGGCTCGGCGGCCTCTCCACCGGCTGCTACGCCCAGATGAACGGCTACCGGACCCGCATCCTGGAGATGCACGAGATCCCCGGCGGTTGCTGCACCGCCTGGGAGCGCGGCGGTTTCACCCTGGACGCCTGCGTCAGCTGGCTCCTCGGCAGCGGACCCGGCAACGAGATGCACCAGATCTGGCTGGAGCTCGGCGCCCTCCAGGGCAAGGAGATCCGCCACTTCGACGTCTTCAACATCGTGCGCGGCACGGACGGACGGGCCGTCCACTTCTACTCCGACCCGGACCGCCTCGAAGCCCACCTCATCGACATCTCGCCCGCCGACGCCCGCCTCGTGCGCACGTTCTGCCGGCAGCTCCGCAGCTTCCGCAAGGCGCTCGCGGTCTACCCCTTCCTCAAGCCCGTCGGACTGATGGGACGCGTGGAGCGCTGGCGGATGCTCGCCTCCTTCCTCCCGTACGTCAACGCGGTCCGCACCACGATCACCGTCCTGATGACCGACTTCTCCCAGAAGTTCACGGACCCGCTCCTCCGGGAGGCGTTCAACTTCATCCTGTACGAGAAGCACCCGGCCTTCCCCGTCCTCCCGTTCCACTTCCAGCTCGCCTCGCACGCCAACCTCTCCGCGGGCGTCCCCGAGGGCGGCTCCCTGGGTCTCGCCGAGTCCATCGAGGCCCGCTACCGCCGCCTCGGCGGCGAGGTCACGTACAACACGAAGGTCGAGTCGGTGATCGTCGAGGACGACCGGGCGGTCGGCGTCCGGCTCAGCGACGGCGGGGAAATGCGCGCCGACATCGTCGTGTCCGCCTGCGACGGCTACACCACCACCATGAAGTTCCTGGACGGCGCGTACCTGGGCGAGGACTACCGCAAGCTCTACACCGAGACCATCCACGAACCCGGCATGGTCTTCCCCGGCTACTTCACCCTCTTCCTCGGCCTCTCCCGCCCGTTCCCCGAGGGGGACCCCTGCACGACGCACCTCATCGACGAGGCGATGGCGGCTGAGCTGACCGGCATCCGCCATCCCAGCGTCAACGTCCAGTTCCGCAGCCGCCACTACCCCGAGCTGTCCCCGGAGGGCACCACCGTCGTCTACGCCACCTACTTCTGCGACATCGCCCCCTGGCGCGCCCTGGACGAGGGCCCCGAACAGGTCACCCGCACCCGGGGCGGCCAGAAGCTGCACACCCTGCCGGTACGCCACGGGCGCGGCTACTACGCGGCGAAGCGGCGGGCCCGCGAGGCGCTCATCGACTTCCTGGAGCAGCGCCACCCCGGCCTGCGGGACGCGATCGTCGTCCGCGACGTCTCCAGCCCCCTCACCCAGGTCCGCTACACCGGCAACTACGACGGGACCGTCCTCGGCTGGCAGCCCTTCGTCGAGAGCGGCGAGACCCTGGAGGAGCTGATCAAGAAGCACGGGCCCGGCCTGCCCGGACTGCGGAACTTCTATCAGTCCGGCGTCTGGGCCACCACCGGCGGCCTCATCCGCGCCGCCGCGGCCGGCCGCCACGTCATGCAGTTCGTCTGCCGCGACGACGGCAAGCCCTTCACCGCGTCGCTCGACCGCACCGCACCCCCACCGACCCACCGGGTCATCCCCGTGCCCGTCCGCCCCGCCGCACCACCGGAGAGGAAACGATGA
- a CDS encoding cytochrome P450, with protein sequence MTTADPTDPTHPAPEPMHRLRFEEPAPPRPAELPGGAPAWLVSRYADVRQVLSDPRFGRARLYAADAPALSGVPDLVNDPDLMFNQDGPDHLRLRRTLRRAFTPRAVARWRPWIAAIVEDLLDRLEAREQPVDVVGEFALPLPVAVISRLMGLDESAWSRMRHWSEHAFSDGTHDGEHVAAALAEFSAFGADLLAERRRTPGDDLVSGIVAAADEEGALPEAQLVSLVCGLVVGGHDSTMTMLGNALLYLLGERRETWPRIGADEEAAGRVVDRLVHLVPLGDDRGSTRHAATDVEVGGVTIPAGAIVIADCGMANRDPDVFPPATLHDLFAPLEAPTLSFGAGPHYCLGVWLARTELRLALHRLAARFPELRLAAPADAVVWRTGTTSRSPRRLGVTW encoded by the coding sequence GTGACCACCGCCGACCCCACGGACCCCACGCACCCCGCCCCGGAGCCGATGCACCGTCTCCGCTTCGAGGAACCCGCACCGCCCCGGCCCGCCGAACTGCCCGGCGGCGCCCCCGCCTGGCTGGTGAGCCGGTACGCCGACGTCCGCCAGGTGCTCTCCGACCCGCGGTTCGGCCGGGCGCGGCTGTACGCGGCGGACGCGCCGGCCCTCTCCGGCGTACCGGACCTCGTGAACGACCCCGACCTGATGTTCAACCAGGACGGCCCCGACCATCTGCGACTGCGCCGCACCCTGCGGCGCGCGTTCACCCCGAGGGCCGTCGCCCGCTGGCGGCCGTGGATCGCCGCGATCGTGGAGGACCTGCTCGACCGGCTGGAGGCACGGGAGCAACCCGTCGACGTGGTGGGGGAGTTCGCCCTCCCGCTGCCGGTGGCGGTGATCAGCCGGCTGATGGGCCTGGACGAGTCCGCCTGGAGCCGGATGCGGCACTGGAGCGAGCACGCCTTCTCCGACGGCACCCACGACGGCGAGCACGTGGCCGCCGCCCTCGCGGAGTTCAGCGCCTTCGGCGCGGACCTCCTGGCCGAGCGGCGCCGGACGCCCGGCGACGACCTGGTCAGCGGCATCGTCGCAGCGGCCGACGAGGAAGGGGCCCTACCCGAGGCGCAGTTGGTCAGCCTGGTGTGCGGGCTGGTCGTCGGCGGCCACGACAGCACGATGACCATGCTCGGCAACGCGCTGCTCTATCTCCTGGGCGAACGCCGTGAGACCTGGCCCCGCATCGGCGCCGACGAGGAGGCCGCCGGACGCGTCGTGGACCGGCTCGTCCACCTCGTCCCGCTGGGCGACGACCGGGGGAGCACCCGGCACGCCGCCACCGACGTCGAGGTCGGCGGGGTGACGATCCCGGCCGGAGCGATCGTGATCGCCGACTGCGGCATGGCCAACCGCGACCCGGACGTCTTCCCGCCCGCGACCCTCCACGACCTCTTCGCGCCCCTGGAGGCCCCCACGCTCTCGTTCGGCGCGGGCCCCCACTACTGCCTGGGCGTCTGGCTGGCCCGCACCGAACTCCGGCTCGCCCTGCACCGGCTGGCCGCCCGCTTCCCGGAACTGCGCCTGGCCGCCCCCGCGGACGCCGTCGTCTGGCGGACGGGCACCACCTCCCGCAGCCCGCGGCGGCTCGGGGTCACCTGGTAG
- a CDS encoding NADP-dependent oxidoreductase: MKIAKWVVRDHVEGVPDVDRVYEKVVENVDVTLAPDEMLLRTLYVSVDPYLQGIALDTPLGGHMGADSIMEVVEAGPRAAHRVGDLVQGFGGWRTHVISTGAAELWQTGTFPMVFPAYRRLDPRWYDDELPLPTALSVLGGPGMTAWGTLSKYLTVSPGQTLVISGASGAVGTLVGQLAALAGARVVGTTSSPDKADYLTGLGFDAVVVYRHGDDTDTVREALTRAAPDGVDRYFDNLGGTVTDAVFPLLNIGSKVAVCWQWATQVANETTGPRLLPYLMFPRATVRGIFSLEWFTEENWQALHTDLGGRVRRGEVAFDHTLHHGFDSIPAAYGSLYAERAANRGKVLVEL, from the coding sequence ATGAAGATCGCGAAGTGGGTGGTCCGCGACCACGTCGAGGGCGTCCCCGACGTGGACCGGGTCTACGAGAAGGTCGTCGAGAACGTCGACGTCACCCTCGCCCCCGACGAGATGCTCCTGCGCACCCTGTACGTCTCGGTCGACCCCTACCTCCAGGGCATCGCCCTCGACACCCCGCTCGGCGGGCACATGGGCGCAGACTCGATCATGGAGGTGGTGGAAGCGGGTCCGCGTGCCGCCCACCGCGTCGGCGACCTCGTGCAGGGCTTCGGCGGCTGGCGCACCCATGTGATCTCGACGGGCGCCGCCGAACTCTGGCAGACCGGCACGTTCCCCATGGTCTTCCCGGCGTACCGCAGACTCGACCCCCGCTGGTACGACGACGAGCTGCCGCTGCCCACCGCCCTCAGCGTCCTGGGCGGCCCCGGTATGACCGCGTGGGGGACCCTCTCCAAGTACCTGACGGTCAGTCCCGGCCAGACCCTGGTGATCAGCGGGGCCTCCGGTGCGGTGGGCACCCTCGTCGGACAGCTCGCCGCGCTCGCGGGGGCGCGGGTCGTCGGCACCACCTCGTCCCCGGACAAGGCGGACTACCTCACGGGCCTCGGTTTCGACGCGGTGGTCGTCTACCGCCACGGGGACGACACCGACACCGTGCGCGAGGCGCTCACGCGGGCCGCCCCGGACGGCGTCGACCGGTACTTCGACAACCTCGGCGGTACGGTCACCGACGCGGTGTTCCCCCTGCTCAACATCGGCAGCAAGGTGGCGGTGTGCTGGCAGTGGGCGACCCAGGTCGCCAACGAGACCACCGGCCCCCGGCTGCTGCCCTACCTGATGTTCCCGCGCGCCACCGTGCGCGGCATCTTCTCCCTGGAGTGGTTCACCGAGGAGAACTGGCAGGCCCTCCACACCGACCTCGGCGGCCGCGTCCGGCGCGGCGAGGTCGCCTTCGACCACACCCTCCACCACGGCTTCGACAGCATCCCCGCCGCGTACGGCAGTCTCTACGCCGAGCGGGCGGCCAACCGGGGAAAGGTGCTCGTCGAACTCTGA